The proteins below are encoded in one region of Drosophila santomea strain STO CAGO 1482 chromosome 3R, Prin_Dsan_1.1, whole genome shotgun sequence:
- the LOC120451823 gene encoding ER membrane protein complex subunit 6, which produces MNRVKTTQSKTGEIIAYSESAIRNNISAVEYCRTSMAAISGCAAGILGLSGTLGFLFYFLSVFVLWILVLAKSGTQWRKFFINRRNLLTNQFMGGLCTYVLFWTFLYGMVHVY; this is translated from the exons atgaatcGTGTAAAGACCACGCAGTCCAAGACAGGCGAAATCATCGCCTACAGCGAGAGCGCCATCCGGAACAACATATCCGCCGTGGAGTACTGCCGCACATCGATGGCCGCTATCTCCGGCTGTGCTGCGG GTATTCTGGGTCTGAGTGGCACGCTGGGATTCCTCTTCTACTTCCTGTCCGTGTTCGTGCTCTGGATTCTGGTGCTCGCAAAGTCGGGCACGCAGTGGCGCAAGTTCTTCATTAACCGCAGAAATCTGCTGACCAATCAGTTCATGGGCGGCCTTTGCACCTACGTGCTCTTCTGGACATTCTTGTATGGCATGGTGCACGTGTATTAG
- the LOC120451822 gene encoding beta-1,4-galactosyltransferase 7, translating to MVNISTINWVFVCGLCFCLGGIAVLSFMPLGSDCVCPLSNPLAKLGGAGEGVTVIKKEPADVKPPQPHDHGASVHKMALLVPFRDRFEELLQFVPHMTAFLKRQDVAHHIFVLNQVDRFRFNRASLINVGFQFASDVYDYIAMHDVDLLPLNDNLHYEYPSGLGPLHIAGPKLHPNYHYDNFVGGILLVRREHFKQMNGMSNQYWGWGLEDDEFFVRIRDAGLQVTRPQNIKTGTNDTFSHIHNRYHRKRDTQKCFNQKEMTRKRDHNTGLDNVKYKILKVHEMLIDQVPVTILNILLDCDVNKTPWCDCSGTAAAASAVQT from the exons ATGGTGAATATATCCACCATAAACTGGGTCTTCGTCTGTGGCCTGTGCTTCTGCCTGGGCGGGATTGCGGTGCTCAGTTTCATGCCATTGGGATCAG ACTGCGTGTGCCCGCTGTCCAATCCGCTGGCCAAGCTTGGCGGTGCGGGCGAAGGAGTAACCGTCATAAAGAAAGAGCCAGCGGATGTAAAGCCACCACAGCCTCATGACCATGGTGCGTCTGTGCACAAGATGGCACTGCTGGTGCCGTTTCGGGACCGTTTTGAGGAACTCCTTCAGTTCGTGCCGCACATGACCGCCTTTTTGAAGCGGCAGGACGTGGCCCACCACATCTTTGTGCTGAACCAGGTGGACAGGTTCCGCTTCAACCGTGCCTCCCTCATCAACGTGGGCTTCCAGTTTGCCAGCGATGTGTACGATTACATTGCCATGCACGACGTGGACTTGTTGCCCTTGAATGACAATCTACACTATGAGTATCCCAGCGGTTTGGGACCACTGCACATCGCCGGGCCCAAGCTGCATCCCAATTATCACTACGACAACTTCGTCGGTGGGATCTTGCTGGTGCGAAGGGAGCACTTTAAGCAGATGAACGGCATGTCCAACCAGTACTGGGGCTGGGGATTGGAGGACGACGAATTCTTTGTGCGCATCCGGGATGCAGGACTACAGGTGACGCGGCCGCAGAACATTAAGACTGGCACTAATGATACATTCAG CCATATTCACAACCGCTATCACCGTAAGCGTGACACCCAGAAGTGCTTCAACCAGAAGGAGATGACCCGCAAGCGGGACCATAACACGGGCCTGGACAACGTGAAGTACAAAATACTCAAGGTGCATGAGATGCTCATTGACCAGGTGCCGGTGACCATCCTCAACATTTTGCTCGATTGTGATGTTAATAAAACGCCTTGGTGCGACTGCTCCGGAACGGCAGCGGCTGCATCGGCGGTACAAACCTGA
- the LOC120451761 gene encoding titin homolog, with protein sequence MTRRRSSPPGLEELLYLSLVLLAMALIPTQAAPVQEYTEIQQYSEGCYYNYAHYQEGDRIMTNEPCLNCTCHNRMLMCYLRVCPFTKPIGHDCIVEKREDQCCPIITCPEVPVDVPYHSPEPGTELSIPEKFGCSIEEKFYPEGAQVPSNPNKPCELCYCINNQTKCVMQECTLHVDGCLPIYNKGSCCPVRYSCDHENELDFVDQSTTTTTTTVRPTTGFILESTMTPATTMDCIHDGEIYADGASLKGKNACEHCYCMRGDIVCAVQECEVPMMAANGKSCRAMPAAEGECCPSNYVCEDDSATTEIVELTTPESATSAPTKGIHAEIPKEDVDLQEHIDDEDKDKETATIPSAELGSGEVEEEEEDKITTVAPVHVTDEKDFSFEPESSTAGIPSDSRIDLPSSTEESKESSTEAAEEDIAKIVTTPEPEGSGEEDVPKPDDIPEKEVTEEELIKVSTAAPAKASPEDEVVKATTSAPSEEDVKATTAGTTSEEEEEGKPTPAEEGSGDEKKDVQVTAAPEASEDEAKPTSAPVASDEKEQEPMPSEGSGEEELDLKPTTTAPTEGDADKDATPAPEESEEQDEGKSTEAPTSIDDVEPPKPTESSEEASGEGEDVAKETTPAGEAGIAGEEEIVKATTPAGELSTEGEEEIVKGTTPAEESSSEGEEEIAKATTPAGESSIAGEEEIVKATTPAGEPSSEGEEEIVKATTPAGESSSEAEDEIVKATTPAGEPSIAGEEEIAKATTPAGESSSEGEEEIVKETTPAGEPSIAGEEEIAKATTPAGEPISEGEEDVIKATTSAPKSDFEGVKEPETATEVAAGEGEDFATTPIAEAEEEPIAGTHIPTDGVSGEEEFVKVTTPKTLEEQPEISEESTEVPVAEEDLSSSTSAPGIATSTEGVQDVAIETTSSAPARAGYKEEAGTAAPIADDKDYAEEVEQDATDLPVEDAVQSTTAKTTTTTTTEQPKEESSTEAEEAEIEVTTSSPVDKQEVPEAEPADKDHKDEEDVQTATDLPTKSDVVPPVVDTEATTSEPETGDDTATDKPPTVYLPPGEEKDSEKEEGTATESSVQEEPSKPVDTPVSHETPSTTAKVDTRNDFETEKPTLPPSAEDQSSEPLPAMDLPAAIPGEGDCLVEGKTYANNTIVPATAPCDVSCRCISSLVACEQMECKKPANLEKCTVAADLVDGCCPTYICDESPESAEQDQESTAKPDDKIDEDVSEISTEEIPKDVIMPTGITEQPLSHVKPDEEIQPVTSIPPQVDESTTAKVDKKPIDESAEDSKPIDEFAEDKKPIDESEEDKKPVAESEEDKKPVAESEEDKKPAEDSEEKEKPSPAVTPAGEIEMESQPEDEKKTEGEYAGPTEQPEASTPAQFADTAEKEVDDKLATTFAPISSEDELKPADEKKPTDEAQIPDAEIPASSTEPEFSTELPAADLDKKPEEDSTKATEAPESDKVPEVPTSAPAEDEIEESDKFTTVAPPKTSASDETEPAGEEDLVPATFEPVESEFEVSTKKPAVQGPPLPTLAPAQPEKKPVDEEDSTEAEISTEPSAEVEKETSGETSESDTKIESPTTAAPVAAEEEEDKTPSTDKTVEAEEKVTTVAPVAGDEEEANLPKLPQDIFEEELPAAVTTAAPSKVEDEQKPVDDGEKQVEDGQKPIEDETSTSASAENEIEPESDRATTTAPTKEEAAEPSTGAPESDESKETPESEVATTVAPADEKIPTSGITPDEEPTATSAPVAKPDEDIEKETSTETPASSEEDEDTSTAQTPSEVPEKKPEAPAQTPEEEEETVGATTAPTTSDEVPPIQELPEDVLAEIPQPSTETGIKQQDETTAAPSVEPSVNEIDQEATTVAPIAEKDEKPTDEEKPVVQKPTGEEPSEDEEKEQPTGQDVSTEGSASTEAIEEGSTESSEEVKPSTEGDVAKQPEDKQPSSTAQAPVETVPEISTELPAEDADKPTSVSPVVAEEETSAPSDEKIPSVSGEEVESPEVTTSYPQAGEDDEIKTPASAEPSSTDKTPETEDQKPEDEKKADETPESATEVSDVASSTAAPVAGGDIEKEEQATTASPVEEEEEEEIKPTIAPAAEIPQSSEKETEEEQEVESGTKATTAESDEQPIDETVSATSVPIDEASTVAPTKEESTTTASPASPAVHEDVTTVQPVADEKEVAAPQDDTKTSIDLSTDTPIAPEDEEQDKTESPVAPTTVASPAADSAVDSTTPSVEVPSAVEIDTKPMDEFMSQTIAPHTADESASTSAEDEDQSPVTVSPQDADKTPVSAAPQDSDKTPISEAPQDADEIPATAAPLDDDKIPATVAPQTDDEVPATAAPLDEDKIPATEAALDEEKIPSTAAPLDDEKISAPVSPVVFDVEPSSEKPAVSEDAAEESTEPADHDEQTSTDEPTGDAKLKPPTSAPAIPSESPATEAEIVPETAAPEVEKEVPEKATEQPELEKDTPEKATEQPELEKETPEKDTEQAAKETPEKATEQPELEKEVPEKVTELPELEKETPEKVTEQPESIDEKTTQEPVVKPSLDSTEEDEESVESEEESVDKKTEEPEVPAVVSEITQPSEEAVPTTGHPLFPHLASSTTTAPAIVDRVGEEDEENTTVKLSSSTTTSTTEAPVTSAPSTTTVASQQQQPITPPPYGHAPEYEDEYDEEEVFGPGTCRYAGKLYVSAQQIPRDDPCDFCFCFRSDIICLQQSCPPPIAGCHEEPISGFCCPRYECPVSMAAVLNITTSTTTTSTTLPPHFLHYSHGEAVKHTGCLINGRSYRVGEQIESTSGPCISCTCGGDGKMKCDPQQCVPEPTMQQVMAAVASGRKR encoded by the exons ATGACTAGAAGACGTTCGAGTCCGCCGGGACTCGAGGAGCTGCTGTATCTGTCGCTCGTCCTGCTGGCCATGGCTTTGATACCCACACAAGCCG CCCCGGTCCAGGAGTACACGGAGATCCAACAGTATTCGG AGGGCTGCTACTACAACTATGCGCATTACCAGGAGGGCGACCGCATCATGACCAATGAGCCATGTCTGAACTGCACCTGCCACAACCGCATGCTGATGTGCTACCTGCGCGTCTGCCCCTTCACCAAGCCCATTGGCCACGACTGCATCGTGGAGAAGCGGGAGGACCAGTGCTGCCCCATCATCACCTGCCCCGAAG TACCCGTGGACGTGCCGTATCACTCGCCGGAACCCGGCACCGAATTGAGCATTCCCGAGAAGTTCGGCTGCAGCATCGAGGAGAAGTTCTACCCGGAGGGCGCCCAGGTGCCATCGAATCCCAATAAGCCATGCGAACTGTGCTACTGCATCAACAACCAGACCAAGTGCGTCATGCAGGAGTGCACTCTGCACGTGGACGGCTGCCTGCCCATCTACAACAAGGGATCCTGTTGCCCAGTGCGTTACAGTTGCG ACCATGAAAACGAGTTGGACTTTGTGGACCAGTCGACCACgacgaccaccaccaccgtgCGACCCACCACTGGCTTCATCCTGGAGAGCACCATGACACCAGCCACCACCATGGACTGCATCCACGATGGCGAGATCTATGCGGATGGTGCCTCCCTGAAGGGCAAGAATGCCTGCGAGCACTGCTACTGCATGCGTGGTGATATCGTGTGCGCCGTGCAGGAGTGCGAGGTGCCCATGATGGCGGCCAATGGAAAGTCCTGTCGCGCAATGCCAGCCGCCGAGGGCGAGTGCTGTCCGAGCAACTACGTCTGCGAGGACGACAGTGCCACCACCGAAATTGTTGAGCTCACCACGCCAGAGAGTGCCACATCCGCTCCGACCAAGGGCATTCATGCCGAGATTCCCAAGGAGGATGTCGATCTGCAGGAGCACATCGATGACGAGGATAAGGATAAGGAGACCGCCACCATTCCCTCCGCCGAGCTGGGCAGCGGTGAGGttgaggaggaggaagaggacAAGATCACCACGGTTGCACCAGTGCACGTCACGGACGAGAAGGACTTCTCCTTCGAGCCCGAATCCTCCACCGCCGGCATTCCATCCGATTCCAGAATCGATTTACCATCGTCCACCGAGGAGTCGAAGGAATCGTCCACTGAAGCTGCCGAGGAAGATATCGCCAAGATCGTCACCACTCCAGAGCCCGAGGGTAGCGGCGAAGAGGATGTGCCTAAGCCTGACGACATTCCCGAAAAGGAAGTCACTGAAGAGGAACTCATTAAGGTCAGCACTGCTGCTCCAGCCAAGGCCAGTCCTGAAGATGAAGTGGTCAAGGCCACCACTTCAGCGCCTTCAGAGGAAGATGTTAAGGCAACAACCGCCGGCACAACCAGcgaggaagaggaagagggCAAACCCACACCTGCAGAGGAAGGAAGCGGTGACGAGAAGAAGGATGTCCAGGTCACTGCTGCTCCAGAGGCAAGCGAAGATGAAGCCAAGCCCACTTCCGCCCCAGTGGCGAGCGATGAAAAGGAACAGGAGCCCATGCCAAGTGAGGGCAGTGGTGAAGAAGAGCTGGATCTCAAACCTACAACAACAGCTCCAACGGAAGGTGATGCAGATAAGGATGCTACTCCAGCTCCTGAAGAAAGTGAGGAGCAGGATGAAGGCAAGTCTACTGAAGCGCCAACCTCCATCGACGACGTTGAGCCACCCAAGCCAACTGAATCCTCCGAGGAAGCCAGCGGAGAAGGAGAAGATGTTGCCAAGGAAACCACACCCGCTGGAGAAGCCGGCATTGCTGGAGAGGAAGAGATCGTCAAGGCAACCACACCAGCTGGCGAACTTAGCACTGAAGGCGAAGAGGAGATCGTTAAGGGAACCACCCCTGCCGAAGAATCCAGTAGTGAAGGTGAGGAAGAGATCGCCAAGGCAACCACTCCTGCCGGAGAATCTAGCATTGCTGGAGAAGAAGAGATTGTTAAGGCCACCACCCCTGCTGGAGAACCTAGCAGTGAAGGAGAAGAAGAGATCGTTAAGGCCACCACCCCTGCTGGAGAATCTAGCAGTGAAGCCGAGGATGAGATCGTTAAGGCCACCACCCCAGCTGGAGAACCCAGCATTGCTGGAGAAGAAGAGATCGCCAAGGCAACCACTCCTGCTGGAGAATCTAGCAGTGAAGGAGAAGAAGAGATCGTTAAGGAAACCACCCCTGCCGGAGAACCCAGCATTGCTGGAGAAGAAGAGATCGCCAAGGCAACCACCCCTGCCGGAGAACCCATCAGTGAGGGCGAAGAGGATGTCATTAAGGCCACCACTTCTGCTCCCAAATCCGACTTTGAAGGCGTCAAGGAACCTGAGACAGCCACAGAAGTTGCAGCAGGAGAAGGCGAGGACTTCGCCACAACTCCAATTGCTGAGGCTGAGGAAGAACCCATTGCCGGAACACACATTCCAACTGACGGTGTCAGTGGCGAAGAGGAGTTCGTTAAGGTCACCACTCCAAAGACCCTGGAAGAGCAGCCTGAAATTAGCGAAGAGTCCACCGAGGTGCCCGTCGCTGAGGAGGATCTTTCGAGCTCGACCAGTGCCCCAGGAATTGCCACCTCGACCGAAGGTGTCCAGGATGTTGCAATTGAAACGACTTCCAGTGCTCCTGCCCGAGCTGGATACAAGGAGGAAGCAGGCACCGCTGCGCCCATTGCCGACGACAAAGACTATGCTGAGGAGGTGGAACAGGATGCCACAGACTTGCCAGTCGAAGATGCTGTCCAGAGCACAACTGCAAAgaccacaaccaccaccaccaccgagCAGCCCAAGGAGGAGTCCTCTACTGAAGCTGAGGAGGCTGAAATCGAAGTCACCACCAGTAGTCCCGTCGATAAACAAGAGGTGCCAGAAGCTGAACCAGCAGACAAGGATCACAAGGACGAGGAAGATGTACAGACCGCCACTGATCTGCCCACCAAATCTGATGTTGTGCCACCTGTTGTCGATACCGAAGCTACCACCAGTGAGCCTGAAACCGGTGATGATACCGCTACCGATAAGCCACCAACTGTTTATCTGCCTCCTGGTGAGGAGAAGGATTCTGAGAAGGAAGAGGGAACTGCTACGGAGTCCTCTGTCCAAGAGGAACCATCTAAGCCTGTGGACACTCCAGTGTCCCACGAGACTCCATCCACCACTGCTAAAGTTGACACTCGCAACGACTTCGAAACGGAGAAACCAACCCTGCCACCAAGTGCCGAGGATCAGAGCTCCGAGCCCCTGCCCGCCATGGATCTGCCCGCTGCTATTCCTGGCGAAGGTGACTGTCTGGTGGAGGGCAAGACCTACGCCAACAACACCATCGTTCCCGCCACCGCACCCTGCGACGTGTCCTGCAGATGTATCAGCAGCCTCGTGGCCTGCGAGCAGATGGAGTGCAAGAAGCCCGCCAACCTGGAGAAATGTACCGTGGCAGCCGATCTTGTTGATGGTTGCTGTCCCACTTACATCTGCGATGAGAGCCCTGAAAGTGCTGAACAGGATCAGGAATCCACCGCCAAGCCAGACGATAAGATCGACGAGGATGTCTCAGAGATCAGCACTGAGGAGATTCCCAAGGATGTCATCATGCCTACTGGCATCACTGAGCAGCCTCTTTCTCATGTCAAGCCCGATGAAGAGATCCAGCCAGTGACCTCCATTCCGCCACAGGTTGATGAATCTACGACTGCTAAGGTTGATAAGAAACCAATTGATGAATCCGCTGAGGACTCGAAACCAATCGATGAATTCGCTGAGGACAAGAAACCAATCGATGAGTCTGAGGAGGACAAGAAACCAGTCGCAGAATCTGAAGAGGATAAGAAACCAGTCGCAGAATCTGAAGAGGATAAGAAACCAGCTGAAGATTCCGAGGAGAAGGAGAAACCATCGCCTGCTGTCACTCCAGCGGGTGAGATTGAAATGGAATCCCAGCCCGAGGACGAGAAGAAGACTGAGGGTGAATACGCTGGACCCACTGAACAGCCAGAGGCTTCAACTCCCGCCCAGTTTGCCGACACTGCTGAGAAGGAGGTTGATGATAAACTGGCCACCACATTCGCTCCCATTTCTAGCGAGGATGAGCTCAAGCCTGCCGATGAAAAGAAACCCACTGATGAAGCGCAAATCCCAGATGCCGAAATTCCTGCCAGCAGCACTGAGCCCGAGTTCTCGACTGAGCTGCCTGCTGCTGATCTTGACAAGAAACCAGAAGAGGATTCAACCAAGGCCACTGAGGCGCCTGAGTCTGATAAGGTTCCTGAAGTTCCCACCAGTGCTCCAGCTGAAGATGAGATTGAGGAATCCGACAAATTCACGACTGTTGCTCCACCAAAGACTTCTGCTTCTGACGAAACCGAGCCCGCTGGTGAGGAAGATCTCGTGCCCGCAACCTTTGAGCCCGTGGAAAGCGAATTTGAAGTTAGCACCAAGAAGCCAGCCGTGCAAGGACCACCACTGCCCACTCTTGCCCCAGCTCAGCCAGAGAAGAAACCAGTCGATGAAGAGGACTCCACTGAGGCTGAGATCAGCACTGAACCAAGCGCCGAAGTTGAAAAAGAAACCTCTGGTGAAACATCCGAGTCCGACACCAAAATCGAGTCTCCTActactgctgctcctgttgctgctgaagaggaggaggacaaGACTCCAAGCACTGATAAGACTGTCGAGGCCGAAGAGAAGGTCACCACTGTTGCGCCAGTTGCTGGTGATGAAGAGGAGGCCAATTTGCCCAAGCTACCACAAGATATCTTTGAAGAGGAATTGCCAGCCGCGGTTACCACCGCTGCTCCATCGAAGGTCGAGGATGAACAGAAACCCGTCGACGATGGAGAGAAACAGGTCGAAGATGGTCAAAAGCCTATTGAGGACGAAACCTCTACATCCGCTTCAGCTGAAAATGAGATTGAGCCTGAATCTGATCGTGCCACCACTACTGCTCCTACTAAGGAAGAAGCTGCCGAACCATCCACTGGTGCTCCCGAATCTGACGAGAGCAAGGAAACGCCTGAGTCCGAAGTGGCCACAACCGTTGCTCCTGCTGATGAGAAGATTCCAACAAGCGGCATCACTCCCGATGAGGAACCAACTGCCACTTCTGCTCCTGTTGCCAAGCCTGATGAAGATATAGAGAAGGAAACCAGCACTGAAACTCCTGCTTCTTCGGAGGAGGATGAAGATACCTCTACTGCTCAAACTCCATCTGAGGTGCCCGAAAAGAAACCTGAAGCTCCTGCCCAGACTCcagaagaggaagaggaaaCTGTTGGTGCCACTACTGCTCCAACAACCTCCGATGAAGTGCCCCCTATTCAGGAACTGCCTGAGGATGTCCTTGCCGAGATCCCGCAACCCTCGACTGAGACTGGAATTAAGCAGCAAGACGAAACAACAGCTGCTCCAAGTGTTGAACCCTCTGTTAATGAAATCGATCAAGAAGCCACCACAGTCGCTCCTATCGCCGAGAAGGATGAGAAGCCAACTGATGAGGAGAAACCAGTGGTCCAGAAACCAACTGGAGAAGAGCCATCTGAGGACGAAGAGAAGGAGCAACCCACAGGACAGGATGTATCCACTGAGGGATCAGCATCTACTGAAGCTATTGAAGAGGGTTCTACCGAATCTTCTGAAGAAGTTAAGCCGTCGACTGAAGGAGATGTTGCCAAGCAGCCTGAGGACAAGCAGCCCTCTTCGACTGCCCAAGCTCCTGTTGAAACAGTTCCCGAAATCTCCACTGAGCTGCCAGCTGAAGATGCCGACAAGCCCACAAGCGTGTCTCCTGTTGTCGCCGAAGAAGAAACCTCCGCTCCGTCCGACGAAAAGATTCCCTCCGTTTCCGGCGAGGAAGTCGAAAGCCCAGAAGTCACAACTTCCTACCCACAAGCTGGCGAAGATGACGAAATCAAGACTCCCGCGTCTGCTGAACCCTCTTCCACTGACAAGACACCAGAAACTGAAGACCAGAAGCCCGAGGACGAGAAGAAGGCTGATGAGACCCCTGAGTCTGCAACCGAAGTGTCTGATGTGGCGTCATCCACAGCGGCCCCAGTTGCTGGTGGAGACATTGAGAAGGAGGAACAAGCCACCACAGCCTCACCTgtcgaggaggaggaggaagaagagATCAAGCCAACTATCGCCCCAGCTGCCGAAATTCCTCAATCATCCGAAAAGGAGACCGAGGAAGAGCAAGAAGTGGAGTCCGGAACTAAGGCCACCACTGCAGAGTCTGACGAGCAGCCCATTGATGAGACTGTCTCTGCGACTTCGGTACCCATTGATGAAGCATCCACAGTCGCTCCTACCAAGGAGGAATCTACCACCACTGCTAGCCCAGCTTCACCTGCTGTTCACGAGGATGTCACCACTGTGCAACCAGTTGCCGATGAGAAGGAAGTGGCTGCTCCTCAGGACGATACAAAGACATCCATTGATCTGTCCACCGATACTCCCATCGCCCCAGAGGATGAGGAGCAAGACAAAACCGAGTCTCCAGTTGCACCCACCACTGTTGCATCGCCAGCCGCTGATTCTGCTGTTGATTCTACTACTCCTTCAGTGGAGGTTCCATCTGCTGTCGAAATCGACACGAAGCCAATGGATGAATTCATGTCCCAGACTATTGCTCCTCATACCGCCGATGAGTCTGCGTCCACGTCCGCTGAAGATGAAGACCAGTCTCCCGTTACTGTGTCTCCTCAGGATGCTGACAAGACTCCAGTTTCCGCGGCTCCCCAGGATTCTGATAAGACTCCGATCTCAGAGGCTCCCCAGGACGCCGACGAAATCCCAGCTACAGCTGCACCTCTTGACGACGACAAGATTCCAGCCACTGTGGCTCCTCAGACTGATGATGAGGTTCCAGCTACCGCAGCTCCTCTCGATGAAGACAAGATCCCAGCTACTGAGGCTGCTCTTGATGAGGAGAAGATTCCATCCACAGCTGCTCCTCTTGATGATGAAAAGATTTCTGCTCCAGTTAGCCCCGTTGTTTTCGATGTGGAGCCAAGCAGCGAGAAGCCTGCTGTATCTGAGGATGCTGCTGAAGAGAGCACCGAACCAGCTGACCATGATGAGCAGACTAGCACTGATGAGCCCACTGGTGATGCCAAACTGAAGCCACCCACTTCTGCGCCTGCCATTCCATCGGAATCCCCAGCCACAGAGGCGGAGATTGTGCCAGAAACTGCAGCTCCAGAGGTTGAAAAGGAGGTGCCAGAGAAGGCCACTGAACAACCCGAGCTGGAGAAGGATACCCCAGAGAAGGCCACGGAACAACCCGAGCTGGAGAAGGAAACTCCAGAGAAGGACACCGAGCAGGCAGCGAAGGAGACGCCAGAGAAGGCCACCGAGCAGCCAGAGCTGGAGAAGGAGGTCCCAGAGAAGGTAACAGAGCTGccggagctggagaaggagaCCCCAGAGAAGGTAACAGAGCAACCGGAATCGATCGATGAGAAGACCACTCAGGAGCCAGTCGTGAAGCCCAGCTTGGATTCCACGGAGGAGGATGAAGAGTCCGTTGAGTCCGAGGAGGAATCCGTTGACAAGAAGACAGAGGAGCCTGAGGTGCCCGCTGTAGTTTCGGAGATTACTCAGCCAAGTGAAGAGGCCGTTCCCACCACTGGTCACCCACTGTTCCCGCACCTggccagcagcaccaccacggCGCCAGCCATTGTCGACCGCGTGGgcgaggaggatgaggagaaCACCACTGTCAAATTGAGTAGCTCtaccaccaccagcaccacagAGGCTCCTGTAACCAGCGCACCATCCACGACGACGGTGGCcagccaacagcaacagccgaTTACCCCGCCGCCCtacggccacgcccccgaGTACGAGGATGAGtacgacgaggaggaggtgTTCGGACCCGGTACCTGCCGCTACGCCGGCAAGCTGTACGTGTCCGCCCAGCAGATTCCACGTGACGATCCCTGCGacttctgcttctgcttccgAAGCGACATCATCTGCTTGCAGCAATCGTGCCCGCCGCCAATCGCCGGCTGCCACGAGGAGCCCATCTCCGGCTTCTGCTGTCCGCGCTACGAGTGCCCCGTGTCCATGGCCGCCGTGCTGAACATCACCAcgagcaccaccaccaccagcaccaccctGCCGCCCCACTTCCTGCACTATTCGCACGGCGAGGCGGTGAAGCACACCGGCTGCCTGATCAACGGCCGTTCCTACCGCGTGGGCGAGCAGATCGAGTCCACGAGCGGTCCCTGCATCAGCTGCAC TTGCGGTGGAGACGGCAAGATGAAGTGCGATCCCCAGCAGTGCGTTCCCGAACCCACCATGCAGCAGGTGATGGCCGCCGTGGCGTCGGGACGCAAGAGATGA